The proteins below are encoded in one region of Phaseolus vulgaris cultivar G19833 chromosome 1, P. vulgaris v2.0, whole genome shotgun sequence:
- the LOC137815645 gene encoding uncharacterized protein, whose amino-acid sequence MTPYRRYLADGLLPLDPVEARVIKKNADRYTIVDDNLFRHGYSRSIFFYVSGVQCTCIMAELHEGICGSHIDGQALSSKTVRAGYYWPTMREDCMRYAHRCKQCQQHTDWHHAHPEELRSTHSPWPFLPWGIDILGSFPLAVRQMKYLVVSIEYFTKWVEAEPIA is encoded by the coding sequence ATGACACCCTATAGGCGCTACCTGGCTGACGGTCTACTCCCACTGGATCCAGTGGAAGCCAGGGTCATCAAGAAGAACGCAGATCGGTATACTATTGTTGATGATAACTTATTCAGGCATGGCTACTCTCGCTCTATCTTCTTCTATGTGAGTGGGGTGCAGTGCACATGTATCATGGCTGAACTCCAtgaaggtatttgtgggagtcacatcgacGGGCAAGCTCTCTCGTCAAAGACCGTTCGagcagggtactactggccaaccatgagggaggactgcatgAGGTACGCACATCGatgcaagcaatgccaacaaCATACCGATTGGCATCATGCGCACCCAGAGGAATTACGGTCAACCCATAGCCCATGGCCATTCCTCccctgggggattgacatcctgggcTCGTTTCCTCTCGCAGTTCGCCAGATGAAGTACCTAGTGGTCtccattgagtacttcaccaagtgggtcgAGGCCGAGCCTATTGCGTAG
- the LOC137815647 gene encoding uncharacterized protein — protein MLVVQKNVENLETQIKQLTQELRELKEKCNSITTRSGVVIGKGIGDNIQSKERDIESEEERKNLPYPHAHFRKNIEGQFIRFYEILKQLEISILSTEGLEQMLTYARFMKDLLTKKRRLKEQGIVELEARCSAIIKKSLSQKSTDPESCTLLVTIGYFIVAKALLDLRASINLMPLSMLKKIGDVKILPTRMTLQLADRSIKYPNGIVEDLLVKVDKFYFPVDFVIMDIEEEVEVPLILRRLFMKIAKIMIDVDEGKLKVRVQDEEVSFDVFEAMKHSIDQKDILGWMHWMNYIWKITEKYL, from the exons ATGTTGGTTGTGCAAAAGAACGTTGAGAATCTGGAGACACAAATTAAGCAACTTACACAAGAGTTGAGGGAACTCAAGGAGAAATGTAATTCAATCACTACTAGAAGTGGAGTAGTTATAGGAAAGGGGATTGGTGATAATATACAAAGTAAGGAAAGAGACATagaaagtgaggaagagagaaaaa ATTTACCTTATCCACATGCTCACTTCAGAAAGAATATAGAAGGACAGTTTATCAGATTCTATGAAATTCTAAAACAACTAGAGATAAGTATTTTGTCCACTGAAGGTTTGGAACAAATGCTTACTTATGCCAGATTTATGAAGGATTTGTTGACCAAGAAGAGAAGATTAAAAGAACAAGGAATTGTGGAGCTAGAAGCCAGATGTAGTgccattattaaaaaatcattgtcACAAAAATCTACAGATCCGGAGAGTTGTACTTTGCTAGTCACAATAGGATATTTTATAGTGGCCAAAGCATTACTAGATCTTAGGGCAAGCATAAATCTGATGCCACTATCTATGTTGAAGAAAATTGGGGATGTTAAAATTCTGCCTACAAGGATGACATTGCAATTAGCTGACAGATCAATAAAATATCCAAATGGGATAGTAGAAGATCTTTTGGTGAAGGTAGACAAATTTTACTTCCCAGTTGATTTTGTGATCATGGACATAGAGGAAGAAGTCGAAGTACCTCTCATTCTTAGACGCCTATTTATGAAGATTGCAAAAATTATGATTGACGTGGATGAAGGAAAATTGAAGGTTCGAGTGCAGGATGAAGAAGTTAGCTTTGATGTATTTGAAGCAATGAAACATTCGATTGATCAGAAGGATATTTTAGGATGGATGCACTGGATGAACTATATTTGGAAAATcacagaaaaatatttatag